The following proteins are encoded in a genomic region of Bacillus sp. FJAT-22090:
- a CDS encoding alkaline phosphatase family protein, which translates to MKQDPQTLKPVILLNIDSLMPEPLEIAIQTGQAPALKFLMENGSYIPNMVSSFPTMSVTIDSTLLTGTYADEHHVPGLTWYDDSRMEIINYGTGFRETFRLGMRSTAHNMLYRLNNEHLSSEVSTIYEDLANKGIPSASINSFVYRGNTPHRLHVPRLLSTLTRFKDGEWTTNATSIFSLGLFSKLRPWGFTTQIAAGNYKFTARELRYLIRKDKLPGFTFCIFQDMDTRLHFKGPKDLKGITKIDREIQKALNMYPSWEEALNRNVWMVMGDNGHSPTGSNYRKFIIDLRKILKNYRISRLERSVRKKDQLVLCVNQRMAYIYILDKNLPLSVIAERLMNDRRIDIIAWKDNNYINITSGMRQGILRFCPNGKYKDEYNQTWSIEGNIELLDLHVKNGKELSYGNYPDALARIYSALHSHSGSFIVVNAKPGCDFKAQSTPFHLSGAAHGSLHKQETLVPLLIAGTTARPTFPRIVDMKEFILRLCSEQRGE; encoded by the coding sequence ATGAAGCAAGACCCACAAACGCTAAAACCAGTAATTTTGCTAAACATTGATTCTTTGATGCCCGAACCGCTAGAAATTGCCATCCAAACCGGACAAGCTCCTGCCTTAAAATTTCTAATGGAAAACGGCAGTTATATTCCCAATATGGTGAGTTCATTTCCGACAATGTCTGTCACTATTGATAGCACTCTCTTGACAGGTACATATGCTGATGAACACCATGTTCCTGGCTTAACTTGGTACGATGATTCCAGAATGGAGATTATTAACTACGGGACTGGTTTTCGCGAAACGTTTAGGTTAGGAATGCGTAGTACCGCCCATAACATGCTTTACCGACTGAATAATGAGCATTTAAGTAGTGAGGTTTCTACAATTTATGAGGATTTGGCCAACAAGGGAATTCCTTCCGCTTCTATTAATTCTTTTGTCTATCGCGGAAATACCCCCCATCGGTTACACGTACCTCGATTACTCAGTACACTGACCCGCTTCAAGGACGGTGAATGGACAACCAACGCCACATCCATTTTCTCTTTAGGTCTCTTTTCTAAATTGCGACCGTGGGGATTCACAACGCAAATAGCTGCTGGAAATTATAAATTTACAGCCCGGGAGCTCAGATATTTAATACGTAAGGACAAACTCCCAGGATTTACATTCTGCATATTTCAAGATATGGACACCCGCCTTCATTTCAAGGGTCCGAAAGATTTAAAAGGAATTACAAAAATTGACCGAGAAATCCAAAAAGCGTTGAATATGTATCCAAGCTGGGAAGAAGCTCTCAATCGGAATGTATGGATGGTGATGGGAGATAACGGCCATTCTCCAACCGGTTCCAACTACCGGAAATTTATTATTGATTTACGTAAAATACTAAAAAATTATCGCATATCCAGACTTGAAAGAAGCGTACGTAAAAAAGACCAGCTTGTCCTATGTGTAAATCAGCGTATGGCTTATATTTACATATTGGATAAGAACCTGCCATTATCCGTTATTGCAGAACGTCTAATGAATGATCGACGAATCGATATAATTGCCTGGAAGGATAATAACTATATAAACATTACATCTGGCATGAGACAAGGAATATTGCGTTTCTGTCCAAATGGTAAATACAAGGATGAATATAACCAGACATGGAGTATAGAGGGAAACATCGAACTTCTGGATTTGCATGTAAAAAATGGAAAAGAGTTATCTTACGGGAATTATCCAGATGCGTTAGCTAGGATTTATAGTGCATTACACTCCCATTCGGGTAGTTTCATTGTCGTTAACGCTAAACCAGGTTGTGATTTTAAAGCCCAATCCACACCATTCCACCTTAGTGGGGCAGCGCACGGTTCATTACACAAACAAGAAACACTTGTACCATTATTGATTGCAGGAACCACCGCAAGACCAACATTCCCACGTATTGTCGATATGAAAGAATTTATACTTCGGTTATGCTCCGAACAACGTGGTGAGTAG